A genomic stretch from Dama dama isolate Ldn47 chromosome 10, ASM3311817v1, whole genome shotgun sequence includes:
- the CCL26 gene encoding C-C motif chemokine 26, with the protein MMKNFPVASLLFLVLILSVDLGATTRGSDVAKFCCFQYSQKPLPWKWVRSYEFTRDSCSQKAVIFTTKRGQKVCAQPKEVWVQKYISLLKAQQQL; encoded by the exons ATGATGAAGAACTTCCCTGtggcttcccttcttttcctggTTCTTATCCTGAGTGTCGATCTTGGAGCTACCACAC GTGGCAGTGATGTGGCCAAGTTCTGCTGTTTCCAATACAGCCAAAAACCCCTTCCCTGGAAGTGGGTGCGTAGCTATGAATTCACCAGGGACAGCTGCTCCCAGAAGGCTGTGAT ATTTACCACCAAGAGAGGCCAGAAAGTATGTGCCCAGCCGAAGGAAGTATGGGTGCAAAAATACATTTCATTACTCAAAGCCCAGCAACAACTGTGA